The Streptomyces sp. DH-12 genome has a window encoding:
- a CDS encoding beta-galactosidase yields the protein MPRLDDVTRGRILYGGDWNPEQWPEETWEEDVRLMREAGVNSVTLGVFSWSRIEPRPGERDFGWLDRLMDLAHDNGIGVVLATPTASPPPWVGRLHPDTLPVDADGHTELWGGRQHFSHSSATYRRLAAAITEDLAARYAAHPALTLWHINNEYCTFDHGDEAAARFRTWLRRRHGTLDALNTAWGTAFWSQGYGDWAEVLPPRRTHYLKNPAQVLDFRRFTSDMLLECFTAERDIVRRHTPHLPVTTNFMPLWSGQDAWRWAEEEDVVSVDLYPDPDDPCGAQHGALVQDMTRSQARGPWMLMEQAAGAVNWRPVNRPKPRGLNRLWSLQAVARGADAVCYFQWRQSRQGAEKFHSGMLGHAGPEGRAHQETRRLGADLARIGPHVAGGAVTADVAVLHDWHAWWASDQEARPSRAAGHAEILGAWHRALWRAHLTTDFAHPEHDLTGYRMVVVPQLHLLTDRAADNLVAYVRGGGTLVCGFLTGVVDQDDRVRPGGMDERLRALFGIRTLHEWWPLEPGATVEAEGGLRGTLWSEELEPDGTADETVAYRGGELDGLPAVLRKGRAWYVSTLPEPDALRDLLARVAAGAGARPVLDGLPDEVEAVRRGGLLFLLHHGRGEVTVDVPGTHRDLLTGAAVTDRVTLGRYGVAVLAP from the coding sequence ATGCCCCGCCTGGACGACGTCACCCGCGGCCGCATCCTCTACGGCGGCGACTGGAACCCCGAGCAGTGGCCCGAGGAGACCTGGGAGGAGGACGTCCGCCTGATGCGCGAGGCCGGGGTCAACTCCGTGACCCTCGGCGTCTTCTCCTGGTCCCGGATCGAACCCCGGCCGGGCGAGCGGGACTTCGGCTGGCTGGACCGGCTGATGGACCTGGCCCACGACAACGGCATCGGCGTCGTCCTCGCCACCCCCACCGCCTCACCGCCGCCGTGGGTGGGCCGGCTGCACCCGGACACGCTGCCCGTCGACGCCGACGGCCACACCGAACTGTGGGGAGGCCGCCAGCACTTCTCGCACTCCAGCGCCACCTACCGACGCCTGGCCGCCGCGATCACCGAGGACCTGGCCGCCCGCTACGCCGCCCACCCGGCCCTCACCCTCTGGCACATCAACAACGAGTACTGCACCTTCGACCACGGCGACGAGGCCGCCGCCCGCTTCCGCACCTGGCTGCGCCGCCGTCACGGCACCCTCGACGCCCTCAACACCGCCTGGGGCACCGCCTTCTGGAGCCAGGGTTACGGCGACTGGGCGGAGGTGCTGCCGCCCCGGCGCACCCACTACCTGAAGAACCCCGCGCAGGTGCTGGACTTCCGGCGCTTCACCTCCGACATGCTCCTGGAGTGCTTCACCGCCGAGCGCGACATCGTCCGCCGGCACACCCCGCACCTCCCGGTCACCACCAACTTCATGCCGCTGTGGTCCGGGCAGGACGCCTGGCGCTGGGCCGAGGAGGAGGACGTCGTCTCCGTCGACCTCTACCCCGACCCGGACGACCCCTGCGGCGCGCAGCACGGGGCTCTCGTGCAGGACATGACCCGCTCGCAGGCGCGCGGCCCGTGGATGCTCATGGAGCAGGCGGCCGGCGCGGTCAACTGGCGGCCGGTGAACCGCCCCAAGCCGCGCGGCCTGAACCGCCTGTGGTCGCTGCAGGCCGTGGCGCGCGGCGCGGACGCCGTCTGCTACTTCCAGTGGCGGCAGTCCCGGCAGGGCGCCGAGAAGTTCCACTCCGGCATGCTCGGCCACGCCGGCCCGGAAGGCCGCGCCCACCAGGAGACACGCCGGCTCGGCGCGGACCTGGCACGGATCGGCCCGCACGTCGCCGGCGGCGCGGTCACCGCCGACGTCGCCGTGCTGCACGACTGGCACGCCTGGTGGGCGAGCGACCAGGAGGCACGCCCGTCCCGCGCCGCCGGCCACGCCGAGATCCTCGGCGCCTGGCACCGCGCGCTGTGGCGGGCCCACCTCACCACGGACTTCGCCCACCCCGAGCACGACCTCACCGGCTACCGGATGGTCGTCGTCCCGCAGCTGCACCTCCTCACCGACCGGGCCGCCGACAACCTCGTGGCGTACGTGCGCGGCGGCGGCACCCTGGTCTGCGGCTTCCTCACCGGCGTCGTGGACCAGGACGACCGGGTGCGGCCCGGCGGCATGGACGAGCGGCTGCGCGCCCTCTTCGGCATCCGCACCCTGCACGAGTGGTGGCCGCTGGAGCCGGGCGCGACCGTGGAGGCGGAGGGCGGCCTGCGCGGCACCCTGTGGTCCGAGGAACTGGAACCCGACGGCACCGCCGACGAGACCGTGGCCTACCGGGGCGGCGAACTGGACGGACTGCCCGCCGTGCTGCGCAAGGGCCGCGCCTGGTACGTCTCCACCCTGCCCGAACCGGACGCCCTGCGGGACCTGCTCGCCCGCGTCGCCGCCGGGGCGGGGGCGCGGCCGGTGCTGGACGGGCTCCCGGACGAGGTCGAGGCGGTGCGCCGGGGCGGGCTGCTGTTCCTGCTGCACCACGGCCGCGGCGAGGTCACCGTGGACGTCCCCGGCACCCACCGCGACCTGCTCACCGGCGCCGCCGTCACCGACCGGGTCACCCTCGGCCGCTACGGCGTGGCGGTGCTGGCGCCATGA
- a CDS encoding glycoside hydrolase N-terminal domain-containing protein, which translates to MTTGPVHGTWEPRPAARWEDAFLCGNGRHGALVLGDPDDDRTVVTHHTLVRPGDDEGGRHRLPPLLADALPGLQDRLLAGDLTAAEDFTDGRPLQWVRPFHPAFQIRLRHHEGAAGLTGYRRAVDFATGEATARHDGRTSRVLVSRADDVIVQHVTGRDLTLHLSLDHRLPNAPAGLRVGHGAVLTAEGALLSLRARYPGSDLAYTGVTVAAVTGGRTELAPPGARITGARSVLLLTRVLRHTGEADVAAEGRALRDLLTPDEPTYDRLLDRHLALHRTAYQRVTLDLDADPAERALPGSALLARPRSTALLERLFAAGRYHLLSSSGLFPPRLTGLWTGDWDTAWSGAFTLDANLNLQTASAAAAALPEVTEALAAFVQAQSPHWRDNARAVFGARGVVTPAHTDGESGHSYHFSREYPLHLWTAGADWLLKPLVDHDETYGARDPRTAAALAEVADFYEDFLTRTAPDGSLAVVPSYSPENRPANGSWGALNAAMDLSAARHALHTAAAYHPDRAGRLRALADRLPPHRVNADKALAEWAWPGLDDTYDHRHLSHLYGVWPLDEITPHDTPELAEAARRALELRGPENDSAHGHLHHALIAARLRDGKRVADALGRVLDGDFFHDSLMSAHYPHRNVYNADAAHTLPAVLIEALVQSTPDRLVLLPAPLPALPSGRLTGVRTRFGAVLDLTWTPDGGTAVLRPDRTHRITLWTPAGAEPLDLAAGEERVVPLPAATAMTRHVPPPMEGTPWHRKPCAGSSGR; encoded by the coding sequence ATGACCACCGGACCCGTGCACGGCACCTGGGAGCCCCGGCCGGCCGCCCGCTGGGAGGACGCCTTCCTGTGCGGCAACGGCCGGCACGGCGCCCTCGTCCTCGGCGACCCGGACGACGACCGGACCGTCGTCACCCACCACACCCTCGTCCGGCCCGGCGACGACGAGGGCGGCCGGCACCGGCTGCCGCCCCTGCTGGCCGACGCGCTCCCCGGCCTCCAGGACCGGCTGCTGGCCGGCGACCTCACCGCAGCCGAGGACTTCACCGACGGACGCCCGCTCCAGTGGGTGCGGCCCTTCCACCCCGCCTTCCAGATCCGCCTGCGCCACCACGAGGGCGCCGCCGGCCTGACCGGCTACCGCCGCGCGGTCGACTTCGCCACCGGCGAGGCCACCGCCCGCCACGACGGCCGCACCAGCCGCGTCCTCGTCTCCCGCGCCGACGACGTGATCGTCCAGCACGTCACCGGCCGCGACCTCACCCTCCACCTCTCCCTGGACCACCGCCTGCCGAACGCGCCCGCCGGGCTGCGCGTCGGGCACGGCGCCGTCCTCACCGCCGAGGGCGCCCTGCTCAGCCTGCGCGCCCGCTACCCCGGCAGCGACCTCGCGTACACCGGCGTGACCGTGGCCGCCGTCACCGGCGGGCGCACCGAACTCGCCCCGCCCGGGGCGCGGATCACCGGCGCCCGCTCGGTGCTGCTGCTCACCCGGGTGCTGCGGCACACCGGCGAGGCGGACGTGGCCGCCGAGGGCCGCGCCCTGCGCGACCTGCTCACCCCGGACGAGCCGACGTACGACAGGCTCCTCGACCGGCATCTCGCCCTGCACCGCACCGCCTACCAGCGCGTCACCCTCGACCTGGACGCCGACCCGGCCGAACGGGCGCTGCCCGGATCCGCGTTGCTCGCCCGGCCGCGGAGCACCGCCCTGCTGGAGCGGCTGTTCGCCGCCGGCCGCTATCACCTGCTGTCGTCCAGCGGCCTGTTCCCGCCCCGGCTCACCGGGCTGTGGACCGGCGACTGGGACACCGCCTGGTCGGGTGCGTTCACCCTGGACGCCAACCTCAACCTCCAGACCGCGTCCGCCGCCGCGGCCGCCCTCCCGGAAGTCACCGAGGCCCTGGCGGCCTTCGTCCAGGCCCAGTCGCCCCACTGGCGGGACAACGCCCGCGCGGTGTTCGGCGCCCGGGGGGTGGTCACGCCCGCGCACACCGACGGCGAGTCCGGGCACAGCTACCACTTCAGCCGCGAGTACCCCCTGCACCTGTGGACCGCGGGCGCCGACTGGCTGCTCAAGCCGCTCGTCGACCACGACGAGACCTACGGCGCCCGCGACCCGCGCACCGCCGCCGCGCTCGCCGAGGTCGCCGACTTCTACGAGGATTTCCTCACCCGTACCGCCCCCGACGGCTCGCTGGCCGTCGTCCCCTCCTACTCGCCCGAGAACCGTCCCGCCAACGGCAGCTGGGGCGCGCTGAACGCGGCCATGGACCTCTCCGCCGCCCGGCACGCCCTGCACACCGCCGCCGCGTACCACCCGGACCGCGCCGGCCGGCTGCGCGCCCTCGCCGACCGGCTGCCCCCGCACCGCGTCAACGCCGACAAGGCGCTCGCCGAATGGGCCTGGCCCGGCCTGGACGACACCTACGACCACCGTCACCTCAGCCACCTCTACGGCGTCTGGCCCCTGGACGAGATCACCCCTCACGACACCCCGGAGCTCGCCGAGGCCGCCCGCCGCGCCCTCGAACTGCGCGGCCCCGAGAACGACTCCGCGCACGGCCATCTGCACCACGCCCTGATCGCCGCCCGGCTCCGGGACGGCAAGCGGGTGGCCGACGCGCTCGGCCGCGTGCTCGACGGCGACTTCTTCCACGACTCCCTGATGAGCGCCCACTATCCGCACCGGAACGTCTACAACGCCGACGCCGCCCACACCCTGCCCGCCGTGCTGATCGAGGCGCTCGTGCAGTCCACCCCCGACCGGCTGGTGCTGCTGCCCGCCCCGCTCCCGGCGCTGCCGAGCGGGCGGCTGACCGGCGTCCGCACCCGCTTCGGCGCCGTACTCGACCTCACCTGGACACCGGACGGCGGCACCGCCGTCCTCCGGCCCGACCGCACCCACCGCATCACCCTGTGGACCCCCGCCGGCGCCGAGCCGCTCGACCTGGCCGCCGGTGAGGAGCGCGTCGTCCCGCTGCCGGCGGCGACGGCGATGACCAGGCACGTCCCCCCACCCATGGAAGGAACACCATGGCACCGAAAACCCTGCGCGGGATCGTCCGGGCGCTGA
- a CDS encoding LacI family DNA-binding transcriptional regulator codes for MVTLAEVAQHAGVSASTVSYVLSGKRSISATTRQRVERSIRELGYHPNAGARALASSRSNIIALMVPLRTDMYVPVMMEIAIAVATTARTHGYDVLLLTGEEGPDAVRRVAGSGLADGMILMDVELDDERLPLLRESAQPAVLIGLPADTTGLTCVDLDFRATGALCVEHLAGLGHRDVAVIGEAPAVYERHTGFAERTLDGLRTRAQETGLRLLHRPCEGGYDATAVTVARILDERPGTTGFVVQNEAAVEPLLALLRQQGRAVPEDVSVVAVCPEQVAVQASVRLTSVSLPAQEMGRHAVEQLVAKLDGRGGDEVVLLPPELTVRASSGPAPVR; via the coding sequence ATGGTCACCCTCGCCGAGGTCGCCCAGCACGCCGGAGTCTCGGCGAGCACGGTGAGCTACGTCCTCAGCGGCAAGCGGTCGATCTCCGCGACCACCCGGCAGCGCGTCGAGCGCTCCATCCGCGAGCTCGGCTACCACCCCAACGCCGGCGCCCGCGCCCTGGCCAGCAGCAGGTCCAACATCATCGCGCTGATGGTCCCGCTGCGGACCGACATGTACGTGCCGGTGATGATGGAGATCGCCATAGCGGTCGCCACCACCGCCCGCACCCACGGGTACGACGTGCTGCTGCTCACCGGCGAGGAGGGCCCGGACGCGGTCCGCCGGGTCGCCGGCAGCGGTCTCGCCGACGGCATGATCCTCATGGACGTCGAGCTGGACGACGAACGCCTGCCCCTGCTGCGGGAGTCCGCCCAGCCGGCCGTGCTGATCGGGCTGCCCGCCGACACCACCGGACTGACCTGCGTGGACCTCGACTTCAGGGCCACCGGCGCGCTGTGCGTGGAGCACCTGGCCGGGCTGGGCCACCGGGACGTCGCCGTCATCGGCGAGGCCCCGGCCGTCTACGAACGGCACACCGGCTTCGCCGAGCGCACCCTGGACGGGCTGCGCACCCGCGCCCAGGAGACGGGACTGCGGCTGCTGCACCGTCCCTGCGAGGGCGGGTACGACGCGACGGCCGTGACGGTCGCCCGGATCCTCGACGAACGCCCCGGCACCACGGGCTTCGTGGTGCAGAACGAGGCGGCGGTCGAGCCGCTGCTCGCCCTGTTGCGGCAGCAGGGCCGGGCGGTGCCCGAGGACGTCTCGGTGGTCGCGGTCTGCCCGGAGCAGGTCGCCGTGCAGGCGTCGGTGCGGCTGACGTCGGTGTCCCTCCCCGCGCAGGAGATGGGCCGGCACGCCGTGGAGCAGCTGGTCGCGAAGCTCGACGGGCGGGGCGGCGACGAGGTCGTGCTGCTGCCGCCCGAGCTGACGGTCCGGGCCAGCTCGGGTCCCGCGCCGGTCCGCTGA
- a CDS encoding acyl-CoA dehydrogenase family protein translates to MSAVPETPPAPSRPAVTEREARQVAEAAREQDWRKPSFAKELFLGRFRLDLVHPHPLPAEEDVRRGEEFLAGLRDFCETKVDGAAIEREARIPDEVINGLKELGALGMKIDTEYGGLGLTQVYYNKALALVGSVSPAVGALLSAHQSIGVPQPLKIFGTREQKETFLPRCARTDISAFLLTEPDVGSDPARLATTAVPEDGGTSRSSEAGSGGHYVLDGVKLWTTNGVVADLLVVMARVPKSEGHRGGITAFVVEADSEGVTVENRNAFMGLRGLENGVTRFHRVRVPASHRIGEEGQGLRIALTTLNTGRLSLPAMCVGAGKWCLKIAREWSAEREQWGKPVAHHEAVGSKIAFIAATTFALEAVVDLSSQMADENRNDIRIEAALAKLYGSEMAWLMADELVQIRGGRGFETADSLRARGERAVPAEQMLRDLRINRIFEGSTEIMHLLIAREAVDAHLSVAGDLIDPDKTLGDKARAGANAGVFYARWLPRLVAGPGQLPGAYGDFKHGIDLSPHLRYVERASRKLARSTFYAMSRWQGRMETKQGFLGRIVDIGAELFAMSAACVRAELLRARGEHGREAYQLADAFCRQARLRVEELFGRLWSNTDDLDRKVVKNVLGGSYTWLEEGVIDPSDDGPWIADAAPGASTRENVRRPVR, encoded by the coding sequence ATGTCCGCAGTACCCGAGACACCCCCGGCCCCGTCCCGGCCGGCCGTCACCGAACGTGAGGCCCGACAGGTCGCCGAGGCGGCACGGGAGCAGGACTGGCGCAAGCCCAGCTTCGCCAAGGAACTGTTCCTCGGCCGCTTCCGCCTCGACCTCGTCCACCCCCACCCGCTCCCCGCCGAGGAGGACGTCCGGCGCGGCGAGGAGTTCCTCGCCGGACTCCGCGACTTCTGCGAGACGAAGGTCGACGGCGCCGCCATCGAGCGAGAGGCGCGCATCCCCGACGAGGTGATCAACGGGCTCAAGGAGCTCGGCGCCCTCGGCATGAAGATCGACACCGAGTACGGCGGCCTCGGCCTCACCCAGGTGTACTACAACAAGGCCCTGGCCCTGGTCGGCTCCGTCAGCCCCGCCGTCGGCGCGCTGCTCTCCGCGCACCAGTCGATCGGCGTCCCCCAGCCGCTGAAGATCTTCGGCACGCGCGAGCAGAAGGAGACGTTCCTGCCGCGCTGCGCCCGCACCGACATCTCCGCCTTCCTGCTCACCGAACCCGACGTCGGCTCCGACCCGGCCCGCCTCGCCACCACCGCCGTGCCCGAGGACGGGGGCACCTCCCGCTCGAGCGAAGCCGGGAGCGGGGGACACTACGTGCTGGACGGCGTGAAGCTGTGGACCACCAACGGCGTGGTCGCCGACCTCCTCGTCGTCATGGCGCGCGTGCCGAAGTCCGAGGGCCACCGCGGCGGCATCACCGCCTTCGTCGTGGAGGCGGACTCCGAGGGCGTCACCGTGGAGAACCGCAACGCCTTCATGGGCCTGCGCGGCCTGGAGAACGGCGTCACCCGCTTCCACCGGGTCCGCGTCCCCGCGTCCCACCGCATCGGCGAGGAGGGCCAGGGCCTGAGGATCGCCCTGACCACCCTCAACACCGGGCGGCTCTCCCTGCCCGCGATGTGCGTCGGCGCCGGCAAGTGGTGCCTGAAGATCGCCCGCGAGTGGTCCGCCGAGCGCGAGCAGTGGGGCAAGCCGGTCGCCCACCACGAGGCCGTCGGCTCCAAGATCGCGTTCATCGCGGCGACCACCTTCGCCCTGGAGGCCGTGGTCGACCTCTCCTCGCAGATGGCCGACGAGAACCGCAACGACATCCGCATCGAGGCCGCCCTCGCCAAGCTCTACGGCTCCGAGATGGCCTGGCTGATGGCCGACGAACTGGTCCAGATCCGCGGCGGGCGCGGCTTCGAGACCGCCGACTCGCTGCGCGCCCGCGGCGAACGGGCGGTCCCGGCCGAACAGATGCTGCGCGACCTGCGCATCAACCGGATCTTCGAGGGCTCGACCGAGATCATGCACCTGCTGATCGCGCGTGAGGCCGTCGACGCCCACCTGTCCGTCGCCGGGGACCTCATCGACCCCGACAAGACCCTCGGCGACAAGGCGCGGGCGGGCGCGAACGCGGGCGTCTTCTACGCCAGGTGGCTGCCGAGACTGGTCGCCGGACCCGGACAGCTCCCGGGCGCGTACGGCGACTTCAAGCACGGCATCGACCTCTCCCCGCACCTGCGCTACGTCGAGCGCGCCTCCCGCAAGCTCGCCCGCTCCACCTTCTACGCCATGTCCCGCTGGCAAGGGCGGATGGAGACCAAGCAGGGCTTCCTCGGCCGGATCGTGGACATCGGCGCCGAACTGTTCGCGATGAGCGCCGCGTGCGTCCGCGCGGAGCTCCTGCGCGCCCGCGGCGAGCACGGCCGCGAGGCCTACCAGCTCGCCGACGCCTTCTGCCGCCAGGCGCGGCTGCGCGTCGAGGAACTGTTCGGCCGGCTCTGGAGCAACACCGACGACCTCGACCGCAAGGTCGTGAAGAACGTCCTCGGCGGCTCCTACACGTGGCTGGAGGAGGGCGTGATCGACCCGTCCGACGACGGGCCGTGGATCGCGGACGCCGCCCCCGGCGCCTCCACCCGGGAGAACGTGCGCCGTCCGGTCCGCTGA
- a CDS encoding carbohydrate ABC transporter permease produces MTAVLGTRPDPGKTRAKKPGRWSAPPRPVWEEEPSRAGQAGKGLALGLACLAILFPLWIVIVTSLQTKKTIDEAGGLVVIPKGITFVAYQELLGGGQVQRAALVSVGVTVVGTLFSMAVSVLCAYGLSRSGSLGHRWILMTLLATMFFGAGLIPTYLLVQALGLTDTYLALILPSAVSVFNILVLRAFFMNISQELVDSARIDGAGEWRILFRIVMPLSRAVIAVISLFYAVGYWSAWFNASIYLTDQDMMPLQNVMIQLVQKQERPVGLAAQINTGQLSPLAIQMAVMVLALLPVAVLSPFVQKHFKKGMLTGAVKG; encoded by the coding sequence ATGACCGCCGTCCTCGGCACCCGCCCGGACCCCGGGAAGACCCGGGCGAAGAAGCCCGGCCGCTGGTCCGCGCCGCCCCGCCCGGTGTGGGAGGAGGAGCCGTCCCGCGCCGGACAGGCCGGCAAGGGCCTCGCCCTCGGTCTCGCCTGCCTGGCCATCCTCTTCCCGCTGTGGATCGTGATCGTCACCAGTCTGCAGACCAAGAAGACCATCGACGAGGCCGGCGGCCTGGTGGTGATCCCCAAGGGCATCACCTTCGTCGCCTACCAGGAGCTGCTCGGCGGCGGACAGGTGCAGCGCGCCGCCCTGGTCAGCGTCGGCGTCACCGTCGTCGGCACCCTGTTCAGCATGGCCGTGTCGGTGCTCTGCGCCTACGGCCTCTCCCGCAGCGGCTCGCTGGGCCACCGCTGGATCCTGATGACCCTGCTCGCCACCATGTTCTTCGGCGCCGGGCTCATCCCGACCTACCTGCTGGTGCAGGCGCTCGGACTCACCGACACCTATCTGGCGCTGATCCTGCCGAGCGCGGTGAGCGTGTTCAACATCCTGGTGCTGCGCGCGTTCTTCATGAACATCTCGCAGGAGCTCGTCGACAGCGCCCGCATCGACGGCGCGGGGGAGTGGCGGATCCTGTTCCGCATCGTGATGCCGCTGTCCCGCGCGGTCATCGCGGTGATCTCCCTGTTCTACGCAGTGGGGTACTGGAGCGCCTGGTTCAACGCCTCCATCTACCTCACCGACCAGGACATGATGCCGCTGCAGAACGTCATGATCCAGCTGGTGCAGAAACAGGAGCGGCCCGTCGGACTGGCCGCGCAGATCAACACGGGGCAGCTGTCCCCGCTGGCCATCCAGATGGCCGTGATGGTGCTGGCCCTGCTGCCGGTGGCCGTGCTCTCGCCCTTCGTCCAGAAGCACTTCAAGAAGGGGATGCTCACCGGGGCGGTCAAGGGATGA